Within the Enterococcus hirae ATCC 9790 genome, the region TAAGCACCGCCACGTCCGTTTTTATCTGCTTTAAAGAAAAAACGGTTCACTCCATTTTGATTTTCTTTAGACGAGTTATCAAAACCAGCGATTTGATTATAGTAACCAAACAATTCGATGTAGTGTTCGATCAATTCATCTAAGGAACGGTAATCTTTCAAGTTTCTTACTTTTTCTTTATCATTTTTAGGAACAAGCAATTGAAAATCTGGTCCTTTAATCAAAGCATATTCAGCATCGAACTTGTCCCACATTGAAAGAAACATAGTATCGTCTCCATGATAATTATAAACTGGTAATGGTTTAATATTTTCAGAAGTGACGATTTCATATTCAATCTGAGCAGCTTCTTCTCCATATGGCGTATCAATAAACGGAACCAAAAGATCATCTGCACTTATACTTACCCATTCTGAACCAACTAAGATACTTTTTTCGATACTTGAAGCATTACCTAACAATCTCAATCTTAATTTATTTTTGAATTGTTTATTTGTTTGTCTAATCCTCAATTCAACATTTTCGGACAAGATAAATCCTAAATCCTGGCGATCATGATTTTTTCCTTTATCCATCCCTGCATTGAAGATCCAAGTTGGTTCAGGAATACTAAAAATCTCTTTTTTAATTACCTCTTGCGCCTGAACATTCGTAGAAAACAAACAACCAAAAAAATAACACTGATAACCATATCAAAAAAATCTTTTTCAAACAAAAAACATCCTTTTATGTAATTTTATACAAATTGCCATTTAATCAAACAAAGCAATCGTATACATTTAAGTATAAATAAAATAGTCAACAACCACAATAAAAATTATACTTTCACTTCAATTAAACTATTTTTTTAAAGAAATAATTAAGATGCAAGCTATAATTTTCTAAAACAAACATTTTAATGATTTGTTATTTTATAAAATAATAAAAATGATTTAAAACAGTTAAGAAAACATAAGGCCAATATATCTGACAACTCATTTTTCTCCGTTTATTATTTTAGAAAGATAACCAACAGTCAAAAAATAGTTTTAGGTCGATTTCTTAGAGTGAATTGTTAAGACACAAGCAAATATAAGTGTTTTTTCTTTTACGTTGATTTTCGATTACTCCATTAGCCACAACAAAAAAAGACTGAGGCAAGTTGTGATATGCTCTCCCTATACAGGACTTTTATATTTCAGTGTCCTATATAGGGGGGAGCATATCAGATTGGCTCAGTCTCTTCTCATCATATCTCTAAAGACGGATAAACGGTGTTCAAAAAGTCATTCCTCGTCAATCCGTCCTAAGAGATAAATCGTTTTTCTCTATATTCTTAGAGTAAACAAAACTAGTCATGCCCATTTGGGGTCACTCCTTCTTGATTAGTAGTAGCCGATAGGTCAACATCGTTGTACTAACAATTTTTTCTTTTGGGTCAAAATATTTTTGAATATACTCTTTAAAAATTGTTTCTTCTAGATATTCTTGATAATAAGCTCTCATAAAATCTTCCGTAATTTCTTCTTTAAACGTATACGTAAATTCTTTTCTTTTATAGGACCATTCTTCATCTTTTAAATAAGTTTCCAATTGATCCATTATTACTGGTGAAGTCACAGCATCTTCTTCGAAAATTCCTAATTTTTTTTCCAACGATGTAAACAGATCTTCTTTAGAAGAGACAACTCTTAGGATGACACAATATTTTTTCATCTTTGTTAACATTCTACTTAACCTTACGGAATCGTCTAAAGCCGGATTAGAAGCAGAGAAAATAAAATCATACGTTTTTCCATTTTCCAGAAATTCAGAAAAAGTCTGTTTCGTTAGATGAATGTTTTCCCTCCCCAATCTAGCTGCTTCTTCAGTAGCAAACTTCAACATTTCAT harbors:
- a CDS encoding class I SAM-dependent methyltransferase is translated as MNEEEWDAFASDYYMNQKESDKTIVRDVIEYLKKEAALPTEKIVDVAGGAGRYLAMSKEATTYELIDFSDEMLKFATEEAARLGRENIHLTKQTFSEFLENGKTYDFIFSASNPALDDSVRLSRMLTKMKKYCVILRVVSSKEDLFTSLEKKLGIFEEDAVTSPVIMDQLETYLKDEEWSYKRKEFTYTFKEEITEDFMRAYYQEYLEETIFKEYIQKYFDPKEKIVSTTMLTYRLLLIKKE